A section of the Thiovulum sp. ES genome encodes:
- a CDS encoding DNA/RNA helicase, superfamily II, SNF2 family (PFAM: Helicase conserved C-terminal domain; SNF2 family N-terminal domain) — protein MSDNKSFKKSIYMKDLLELRDFQKEAIRFLYGNPKAILGLPTGVGKTITSFSLYSYHKQVHDVPNKYQLLFVTEKSLVPQSTEDLLKFFELEYHMIYGHSKKKRDEVYKEFEDELTDVLFLNYEILRNDYKQIFEIVKRQGLNNIMFIYDEATAIKSRSSKISKIIKAFTSNVSRSLGLTATLSKGRMEDYYNIMHNLNIPIWTYRKFQDNFILSETVYWGFLKNNQRSLGRAKGKIQGNTVTFFFNLSYLDRAKLMMKAYPKGAIAKIVRNNLLVLSVKLQYASGQRFLSVSSGKKTHPLTLFMTSDDKTVGYKNVTDFVKGTRKYIFTRSKKSVASELPAFSKKKIILSEDKETIQTLQMLYYETKVPNFARINIALSTPEAINKDLSEDYISPKINEMLKLLTGSLSTEKVLVYSHSRQVIERAYTTYHNHTGKDFAVITGNSQFDSNEQRHKFWEDSNINVLFGTDSMSQGHNLQNANYIIYLNLPLNSGNYIQTSGRISRIGTEHSNLTLIHLLYEDTADIDWYEMVHRQLNLINTLNPDQIDEGLLASDVTETLDEKDIDTFVRRSLGNRRKQYVDD, from the coding sequence ATGTCAGATAATAAATCATTTAAAAAGTCTATCTATATGAAAGACCTGCTAGAACTTAGGGATTTTCAGAAAGAAGCTATACGATTTTTGTATGGAAATCCAAAAGCTATTCTAGGTCTTCCAACAGGTGTGGGTAAGACTATCACATCATTTTCTTTATATAGTTATCATAAACAAGTCCATGATGTTCCTAATAAATACCAGTTACTCTTTGTTACAGAGAAGTCTTTAGTTCCTCAATCTACAGAAGACCTATTAAAGTTCTTTGAATTAGAATATCATATGATATACGGACATTCTAAGAAGAAACGAGACGAAGTTTATAAAGAATTTGAAGACGAACTGACAGATGTTCTATTCTTAAATTATGAGATACTGAGAAACGATTACAAACAGATATTTGAGATAGTTAAGAGACAAGGATTAAATAACATAATGTTTATTTACGACGAAGCTACTGCTATAAAGAGTCGTTCCTCTAAAATATCCAAGATAATAAAAGCCTTTACTAGTAATGTTTCTAGGTCATTAGGTCTAACAGCAACTTTATCTAAAGGGAGAATGGAAGACTATTATAACATCATGCACAATTTGAATATTCCTATATGGACATATCGTAAATTCCAAGATAATTTTATTCTATCAGAGACAGTTTATTGGGGCTTTTTAAAGAATAATCAGAGGTCATTAGGTCGAGCTAAAGGAAAGATACAAGGAAATACTGTAACATTTTTCTTCAATCTCTCATATTTAGATAGAGCTAAGCTAATGATGAAAGCTTATCCTAAAGGGGCAATAGCAAAGATAGTTCGGAACAATCTACTTGTTTTATCAGTGAAACTACAATATGCTAGTGGGCAGAGGTTCTTATCAGTTTCATCAGGAAAAAAGACACATCCTTTAACATTGTTTATGACCTCAGACGATAAAACAGTCGGATACAAGAATGTTACAGATTTTGTAAAAGGGACAAGGAAATACATCTTTACTAGAAGTAAGAAGTCAGTAGCTTCAGAACTACCTGCCTTTTCTAAAAAGAAGATAATTCTATCAGAGGACAAAGAAACTATCCAGACCTTACAGATGTTGTATTACGAGACTAAAGTTCCAAACTTTGCAAGGATAAATATAGCACTCTCCACACCAGAAGCCATAAATAAGGATTTATCAGAAGACTATATTAGTCCAAAGATAAATGAAATGTTAAAGCTATTAACAGGCAGTCTTTCAACAGAAAAGGTGTTAGTGTATAGTCATAGCCGACAGGTAATAGAGAGAGCTTACACTACATATCATAATCATACAGGTAAAGACTTCGCAGTTATAACGGGTAACTCTCAATTTGACTCAAATGAGCAGAGGCATAAGTTCTGGGAAGACTCTAACATAAATGTTCTATTCGGAACAGACTCAATGTCTCAAGGGCATAATCTTCAAAATGCTAATTATATCATCTACTTAAACCTACCATTGAATTCAGGAAACTATATTCAGACATCAGGTCGTATATCTAGGATAGGAACAGAGCATTCTAATCTCACTCTTATCCACTTGTTATACGAAGACACAGCTGACATAGATTGGTATGAAATGGTTCATAGACAGTTGAACCTCATCAACACCTTAAATCCAGACCAAATAGACGAGGGGCTTCTAGCTTCAGATGTTACAGAAACATTAGACGAAAAAGACATCGATACTTTTGTTCGTAGAAGTCTAGGCAATAGACGAAAACAGTATGTAGATGACTAA
- a CDS encoding Leucine Rich Repeat (LRR)-containing protein, producing the protein MPFSLKERTYRNLSKLNIRTLPETVEELFSKTTLNLANSQITSLPPEIGNLTQLEALILSGNNLTSLPLSLRNLRKLTYVNISGNRSLNQDYMFDCFRGVETVISDKYIWNLKELPF; encoded by the coding sequence GTGCCTTTTAGCTTAAAAGAAAGAACTTATCGTAACTTGAGTAAGTTAAATATTAGAACTCTTCCAGAGACAGTAGAAGAGTTATTCAGCAAAACTACATTGAACTTGGCTAACAGTCAAATTACTTCCTTGCCACCTGAAATTGGTAATCTTACACAACTTGAAGCTTTAATTCTAAGTGGTAACAATCTTACAAGTCTCCCTCTCTCATTGAGAAATCTTAGAAAACTCACATATGTGAATATCAGTGGAAACAGAAGTTTAAATCAAGACTACATGTTTGATTGTTTCAGAGGGGTCGAGACAGTTATCTCAGATAAATACATTTGGAACTTAAAAGAACTTCCTTTCTAG